GACAATAACCCGCCCCGATAAGCGGGTATTTAAACTGATGACCATGACCGCTGACGTCGCAGGCACGCCGCTCAAACGCGGTGAGCGCGTCTGGGTCGTTGCCGACGGCGGGAACCTCGAGGCCGTTGCCGCGCAGACGGGCTCATCACCAAAATTTGACGAGGTGATAACTGGCCAGAGCAGAATGGGGATGCGGAGGCTCCGGTTGCTATATGATTTCATTTATTAATAAGCGTACCGGTCATGCGCTTCATGAATCCTTTACAGCCTATGGCGCAGAGTTAGAGGGCTCTAAACCCGTCGGTGAAGAGATACTCTATATCAATAAAGCCAGCAAACTTCTTGTGACCTATGAAATAAATGAATACTCAAGAAAACATTTTTACAACTATTATGCATTACAAAATCAAATTCTCACTCTTATTAAAAAAGTTCCCAGCGGCAAGCTGCATTAATTATTCAAATTCAGAATCTCTGAGAACAATATAAAACATTTTTATTTCTAAAAGGACTTAATCATGCTTCCTATTATCCGTATCGGCGATAAAACAACACACGGCGGTGCAGTAATGACCGGTTCCGGCACCATGAGTTTTGGTAATATTCCCGTTGCCCGTAAAGGGGATAAAGTCTCTTGCCCTATCCCATTCCATGGTCCGACCTTCATTACCGAAGGCAATCCCAATTATCTGGACAACGGTATTCCTGTCGCCTTTCACGGACATAAATGTGCCTGCGGCTGCACGCTAATTAGTTCTCTCGCAACGGCACAAGTAGGTTAATTATGCCGGTGAATCTTGATGTTATTCCTGATAAAGCGCCCGGCATTGCTCGTCCCCGTACCCGTCGCTGGCTTCTTTTCTTGCCATTTATGCTGCTGGCAGGGGCGACATCCACGCTTTGGTTTTGGAAAAATGAGCATACGGGGATTGCATTCTGGTTTACCGCCATAGGCTTACCCGCAGCGACCTGGGGCATTCTTTTTAGCCTGCGACGTATCGGCTACAAATGCGATCAGATCTGGGCCACTTCATGGAACAGAGAACGCGATCAGTTAATAGAAGAGGAGACCCAACGTGGGCAGCGCTATCTCTGGTGGCACGGCGGCGTTTCCTTTACCTCTGTTGGCAAAAGTACAGAAAAACTCCTTAGCGCTGTTTTGAAAAACACTCCGCTGATGTCATCTGTTATCCCCAGAGCCGGTGGCTTCGCCGTCAGACATACACGGCTGGGCAGTATAACAAATACGATACCTGTTCTGCTGCAGGAGTGGCATGACCACCTTAAACAGCGAATATCAGCCTTACTCGATACCCTGCCCGCCGGAATGCCCTGTTACGTTCTGCTGGATGTTCACATTGATCAGGATCCGCAAGTTAACGCAAAGCATGCACAGGAAGTCATGGCGATGTTTTCCCGTCCGCTGCGGCAAATTAATGGAGCGGGGTTTGTGGCGCTAGACCAATGGATTGATATGACCTGGGGTATCCCTTCTGCCTTGCTGGTGATCGGTACTCAGATAAATAACCGGCCTGAGATCAACAGCGGTGAAGCTGCAACAGCCATGCTGTTAACCAATTGTCCGATGCCTGATGAGCGTAAAACAGTGCGCATCCATCGTCCTGAGTGCGGAACAAACGCCGCGCTCACCAAAACACTTTCACGCGCGCTGCTATGGGCTAACGTCCAGCCAGCATCCGTCGCGCAGGCCTGGCTCACTGGCGGTGCATTGCTCACTGACAGTGAATGGAGCACAGCCTGTGAAAAAAACACGCTTGGGATGAATATCCAAAAGCAATGCAGTGTTATCGATAACGTTACGGGTTATACAGGATGCACAGCACCGTGGCTGGCATTACTCATGGCGGCCACACAATGCGGTGAAGATGGCATCACACAGACTGTCGCGGTTCAAATCGCCACAGACAAGATTTGGGTGGGTTGCGTTTCTGCGCCTGCCTCAGACATTCAGGACACTTCACTGTGACAATCAGATCCCTAATAGGCAGCGCCTTTCTGTTTTTAATTTTTACCGTCATCGTTGTGGGAGGCATCCTCACCTTCTATCCACAATGGGCGGCTTCCAGCGTCGGCGTCGGCCCGTTATCACCTTCCGGTATCTGGACACTTTGTCTGAGTATTGCCGCCGGGCTGGGCGCGATTTTTTGGCTGATCGAGCGTATGTTTGATCGCCTCGGGAAGGCAGGCGTTCGTATCCAATGGCGTAAACGAAAAAATCAGCAGACAGAGGCACCAACAGTCTCAGATACCGTGAATCCATCACCTTCATTTTTCACCGGTCTGGACGAGCAGATGCGTTTTCGCTATGGCCGGTTTTGGCGCAGGAAAGTGCAGATCCTCTGGCTGAACGGAGAAACAGAACTGGTTGAAAAGATTGTGCCGGGGCTGACAGAGCAAAACTGGCAGGAAGGTGACGATACCTTGCTTTTGTGGGGCGGCTTACCGGATGTGCCCGTTGATCCTGAACGTGCGATGGCCGCACGACAATTGCGTCCGCGCCGTCCGTTAGACGGAATTGTTCATGTACTGGATGGTAATCAGTTACCAGGCACCACCTCACTCGATGAAACCCTGCGTCAGCGCCAAAAAACCGATGCGCTGCTCGGCTGGCAGGCGCCGGTGTATTTTTGGGTGCTCGACACGTGTAAATGGTCGCAGGAAGGCCGGGAAACACAACCAGTCGGGTGCTTGTTATCAGGAAAAACTTCAGCAGAATCTGTAATTACCGCACTGGATGCGCTCATCCCAGCGCTACGTGAGCAAGGGATGTCCCAGCTTGCCCAGGACACCCGATATGACTTTTTATTGCGTCTTACTGAAAGATTGCGCAAAGAATGGCGCGCGGGCCTGAGTAATGTGCTGACCACGGTTTCCCGAGGTTCTTCTCCGATGATGTTGCGCGGGCTGATGTTCAGTCTGCCATCCGGCGCAGATAAGGGGTCTTCACATAGCTGGGGTGCTCTGCCTGAGTGGCAGGGCATTCTTCAGGATTGCCGGAATGCGCAAGGGAAACGAACAGGATGGCCATGGGAAAAAATATTGCAATGCGCCCTTCTGTCCCTTGCTGTAGTTTGGGGAACAGGTGTTCTGCTTTCGCTGTTTATCAATCAGCATCAGATTGCTGACTCTCATAAACAGGCCACTATCGCAGCCGATACGTCTCAGCCTCTGGCCTCACGCCTGAATAATCAACTGGCACTTCAACAGGAAATCGCGAAATTACAGTACCGGGCAACTGCCGGTTCTCCCTGGTATACCCGTTTTGGCCTGAATCAAAATACGGTGCAGCTGGCGGCACTTTGGCCTTTGTATCAGGCCAACAATAATGTGTTAATCCGGGATGTTTCTGCCACGAAACTTAAGGCGAAATTAACAGACTTTATCCGGTTACCACCGGGCAGCCCGCAGCGTGATGCCCTGACACAGCAGACCTATGCTGAGCTTAAAGCCTACCTGATGATGTCGCGTCCGGATAAAGCCGATGCACCGTTTTTAAACCAGACTCTGATGACCCTCTGGCCAAAACGCACCGGGGTTCCGGACGGGCAATGGCAACATGTCGGACCCAAACTGATCGCCTTCTGGGGGCAGAACCTGCCCGCGCATCCGGAATGGAAAATAGCGCAGGATAAAAACCTCGTCACCGCAGTCCGGCAGATCCTGCTTAAACAAATTGGCCAGCGCAATGCGGAAGCATCGCTGTATCAGGCCATGCTGAAGAAAGTGGCAAATAACTATCCGGATATGACCCTGACAGACATGGTCGGTGATACCGACGCTTCTTATCTGTTCAACACAGACGAGGTCGTACCGGGAATGTTCACCCGTCAGGCGTGGGAAGAGCAGGTTCAGGATGCGATTGATCAGGTCGTTACTACCCGACGCAATGAAATTGACTGGGTTCTGACCAGTAAATCCCAACCCGCTTCTGAAGACATCTCCCCGGAGGCGCTAAAGGCACGCCTCACCGAACGTTACTTCACTGATTTTAGCAATGCCTGGCTAAATATGGTTAACAGCCTGCGCTGGCAGGAGCCCGGATCTCTTTCGGGGGCTATTTCCCAGCTCACGCTGATGGCAGATGTACGCCAGTCTCCGATGGTGGCATTGATGAATACGCTGGCCTGGCAGGGGAAAACGGGGCAGAAAAACGAAGCTCTGGCCGATACGCTGGTGAATTCAGCGAAAGTTCTGGTGGGTAAAAAACAACAACCTGTTATTAAACAAACAGGCGGACCACAAGGCCCCCTCGACGCCGCCTTCGGCCCCCTACTAACCATCATGGATGGCAAAAGTAACGGGTTAAATAATGGCAACCTCAGCTTTCAGGCCTATTTAACCCGAGTGACACAGGTCCGCCTGAAACTTCAGCAGGTCACTACCGCACCGGATCCGCAGGCGATGACACAGATGCTGGCTCAAACTGTCTTTCAGGGTAAAGCCGTCGATTTAACCGACACCCGTGATTACGGCAGTCTGGTTGCAGCCAGTCTGGGTCAGGAATGGAGCGGCTTCGGGAAAGCGATGTTTGTGGAACCTATGGAGCTTGCCTGGCGTCAGGTATTGCAACCCGCCGCCGGCAGTCTGAATGCGCAATGGCAGAGCACCGTGGTGAACCAGTGGGATACTTCTTTTGCCGGACGTTATCCGTTTGCCAGTACGGGCAGCGATGCATCCTTACCGGTCGTCGCGCAATATCTCCGCTCTGACTCCGGGCGTATCTCACAATTTCTGAAAACTCAACTCGGTGGCATCTTACACCAGGAAGGTAACCGCTGGGTGCCGGATGCCATTACCAGTCAGGGGCTGACCTTTAATCCGGCATTCCTTGATGCCATCAACCAGTTAGGCCAGTTATCTGACATCGTATTTGCCGAGGGAGATGCAGGCCTACGTTTTGAACTGATGGCACGCCCGTCAAAAAATGTTGTCCGCACACAGCTCGCTATCGACGGGCAAAATCTGGATTATTTTAACCAGATGGAAAGCTGGCAGAGCTTTAAATGGCCGGGAAACTCCTACTATGCCGGTGTGCAACTCAGCTGGCGCAGTGTCAGTTCCGGTATGCAACTGTTTGGCGACTTTTCTGGAAACTGGGGATTAATACGTTTGCTTGAAAAAGCCCAGGTTACCCAACTCGACAGCAGCCGTTATCAGCTGGTCTGGAAAACCCCTGATGGTCTGCCATTGAAATACATACTGAGAACAGAAATGGGCAATGGTCCGCTGGCATTGCTGGCTTTACGTAACTTCTCTCTGCCCAAAAAAGTATTTTTAGATGATGCACCTGTCTCTTCTGTCGTTGCCGCCGATCCCGGACCCGTACTGACAGACGATCAGGATATCCCCGCAGGAACGGGCTCTGCCGGAGATGAGTAATACCCTCCCCTTGTGGTGTCAGTGTGTGAACACAGGCATCACGCTTTCGTTATTTTTTTATTTTCAACACCACTGAAATTTTCAGTCAGGAATCTGTTTATGGATGATTTAACCCTGCGCTATTACGAAGCTGAGATGCGTTACCTGCGCGAGGCCGGGCGCGAATTTGCCCATGCCCATCCCGACCGGGCCGCGATGCTCAACCTGGATAAGTCCGGGGCGCGCGATCCGTACGTTGAACGTTTATTTGAAGGTTTCGCATTTCTGATGGGGCGTCTGCGGGAGAAACTGGACGATGACCTGCCGGAACTCACCGAGGGACTGGTCAGCCTCTTGTGGCCACACTATATGCGGACAATCCCTTCACTGGCCATTGTTGAATTGAAACCTGATTACCGGCAACTCAAGCAGGTGGAGATCGTGCCCCGGGGCTTCTCTGTCCTGTCACAGCCTGTCGGGCAAAAACACACCTGCTGCCAGTATCAGGTGACGCGGGATATGCCACTTATGCCGATCAATATTTCACAGGCGAAGTTGCATACTGAAACAGACGGGCGTTCAACCGTACGCCTGCGTTTTGACTGCGGTCCGCTGGCGGACTGGCGAAAGATAGATTTAAGCCGCGTGGCAATCTATCTCGATGCCGACAGTCCGGTTAGCAGCGCTCTGCATCTGGCCCTGACCCGCAAAGTTCAGGCCATGTATATCCGCCAGCCGGAGTTGGGTCAGGATCGCCGTGCGATAGACGGCTGGTTCAAGCCCATGGGATTTGAAGAAAATGAACGCCTGTGGCCTAAAGGAAGCTCAGCGTTCAGTGGCTATCAGTTGTTACTGGAATATTTTACCTTCCGCCCTAAATTTATGTTCGTTGAGCTGAACGGACTGCAAAATGTCCATTTGGTACCGGGAACGACATGGTTCGAACTCGATATTGTCCTGAGTGAGCTGTGGCCTTACGACCTGCCGTTTGATACCGATACCTTCCGGTTACACTGCGTTCCGGTCATTAACTTGTTTTCACTGGAAGCCGACCCGCTGCAAATTGATCCGCTGGCGAATGAATATCTTTTGCGGCCACTGCGTATGCAGGATGGCCACGTAGAAATCTACAGTGTTGATCAGGTACACGGTTCCGTTAAAAACGGCAAACACGACTACGTGCCCTTCACCAGTTTCCGTCACCGCGGGGGCATGATGCGTCATGATGCCCCCGAACGCTATTTCCACACACGTGTTAAGCGCGGGCCTTCCGGCCTTCATGACACATGGTTAATTCTCGGCGGTAAATCTTTTGAAGCAGAACAGCTTGCTGAACAACGCGAAGCACTTTCACTGCGTATTACCGGCACCAACGGCCAGCTTCCACGTAAGGCACTGGAAAGTACCCTGCTCAACCGGGTTGTGAAAGCCGGCAAAGTCCCGG
This genomic interval from Rahnella aquatilis CIP 78.65 = ATCC 33071 contains the following:
- a CDS encoding PAAR domain-containing protein, translating into MLPIIRIGDKTTHGGAVMTGSGTMSFGNIPVARKGDKVSCPIPFHGPTFITEGNPNYLDNGIPVAFHGHKCACGCTLISSLATAQVG
- a CDS encoding ImcF-related family protein, which codes for MTIRSLIGSAFLFLIFTVIVVGGILTFYPQWAASSVGVGPLSPSGIWTLCLSIAAGLGAIFWLIERMFDRLGKAGVRIQWRKRKNQQTEAPTVSDTVNPSPSFFTGLDEQMRFRYGRFWRRKVQILWLNGETELVEKIVPGLTEQNWQEGDDTLLLWGGLPDVPVDPERAMAARQLRPRRPLDGIVHVLDGNQLPGTTSLDETLRQRQKTDALLGWQAPVYFWVLDTCKWSQEGRETQPVGCLLSGKTSAESVITALDALIPALREQGMSQLAQDTRYDFLLRLTERLRKEWRAGLSNVLTTVSRGSSPMMLRGLMFSLPSGADKGSSHSWGALPEWQGILQDCRNAQGKRTGWPWEKILQCALLSLAVVWGTGVLLSLFINQHQIADSHKQATIAADTSQPLASRLNNQLALQQEIAKLQYRATAGSPWYTRFGLNQNTVQLAALWPLYQANNNVLIRDVSATKLKAKLTDFIRLPPGSPQRDALTQQTYAELKAYLMMSRPDKADAPFLNQTLMTLWPKRTGVPDGQWQHVGPKLIAFWGQNLPAHPEWKIAQDKNLVTAVRQILLKQIGQRNAEASLYQAMLKKVANNYPDMTLTDMVGDTDASYLFNTDEVVPGMFTRQAWEEQVQDAIDQVVTTRRNEIDWVLTSKSQPASEDISPEALKARLTERYFTDFSNAWLNMVNSLRWQEPGSLSGAISQLTLMADVRQSPMVALMNTLAWQGKTGQKNEALADTLVNSAKVLVGKKQQPVIKQTGGPQGPLDAAFGPLLTIMDGKSNGLNNGNLSFQAYLTRVTQVRLKLQQVTTAPDPQAMTQMLAQTVFQGKAVDLTDTRDYGSLVAASLGQEWSGFGKAMFVEPMELAWRQVLQPAAGSLNAQWQSTVVNQWDTSFAGRYPFASTGSDASLPVVAQYLRSDSGRISQFLKTQLGGILHQEGNRWVPDAITSQGLTFNPAFLDAINQLGQLSDIVFAEGDAGLRFELMARPSKNVVRTQLAIDGQNLDYFNQMESWQSFKWPGNSYYAGVQLSWRSVSSGMQLFGDFSGNWGLIRLLEKAQVTQLDSSRYQLVWKTPDGLPLKYILRTEMGNGPLALLALRNFSLPKKVFLDDAPVSSVVAADPGPVLTDDQDIPAGTGSAGDE
- the tssF gene encoding type VI secretion system baseplate subunit TssF, whose amino-acid sequence is MDDLTLRYYEAEMRYLREAGREFAHAHPDRAAMLNLDKSGARDPYVERLFEGFAFLMGRLREKLDDDLPELTEGLVSLLWPHYMRTIPSLAIVELKPDYRQLKQVEIVPRGFSVLSQPVGQKHTCCQYQVTRDMPLMPINISQAKLHTETDGRSTVRLRFDCGPLADWRKIDLSRVAIYLDADSPVSSALHLALTRKVQAMYIRQPELGQDRRAIDGWFKPMGFEENERLWPKGSSAFSGYQLLLEYFTFRPKFMFVELNGLQNVHLVPGTTWFELDIVLSELWPYDLPFDTDTFRLHCVPVINLFSLEADPLQIDPLANEYLLRPLRMQDGHVEIYSVDQVHGSVKNGKHDYVPFTSFRHRGGMMRHDAPERYFHTRVKRGPSGLHDTWLILGGKSFEAEQLAEQREALSLRITGTNGQLPRKALESTLLNRVVKAGKVPVQVRNLTTPTMPVYPPANDRFHWRVMSHLGSSFLSMMDNPEVLRGTLALYDWTDDEMNCRRLEAIVAVEHHLIQRFEKGFMLRGVDIEITLNTDNFAGEGDVNLFGEMLHRFFALYADIHLFNQLTLVLQPTGKRLRWNENHSQHVPG